Proteins found in one Bicyclus anynana chromosome 26, ilBicAnyn1.1, whole genome shotgun sequence genomic segment:
- the LOC112050790 gene encoding DNA/RNA-binding protein KIN17, translating to MGKAEKGTPKYIANKIKAKGLQKLRWYCQMCQKQCRDENGFKCHTMSESHQRQLLLFADNASKYIDQFSKEFSDGYVELLRRQFGTKRVNANKVYQDYISNRDHLHMNATQWETLTDFVKWLGREGKCVVDETEKGWYVTYIDRDPATIAAQEAKAKKEKLDKDDQERMLEFVQRQVEKGKKESDPQQPTYTELKRESSQERLTLNLNLKRKTEDTKPNTSKSAFKMKSKEDLTAKKQKSEEKSKQTALDEIMLTQEREKEKANRKDYWLMEGIIVKIVTKSLGDKFYKRKAVVEKVIDKYAAHVKLTDENVKLKLDQNHVETVIPSAGRDVCFVNGAYRGARGRLRDIDTERFCCTVEISQGLLRGRILKDVQYEDISKLAT from the exons ATGGGCAAAGCGGAGAAGGGCACTCCTAAGTACATAGCCAACAAAATAAAAGCCAAAGGCCTGCAAAAACTTCGCTGGTACTGTCAAATGTGTCAGAAACAGTGTCGAGATGAAAACGGATTTAAATGCCACACCATGTCGGAGTCCCATCAAAGACAGCTTCTTCTGTTCGCTGACAACGCTTCTAAATACATTGACCAGTTCTCTAAGGAGTTCTCTGATGGTTATGTGGAGTTGTTGAGGCGTCAGTTCGGTACTAAGCGGGTAAATGCCAACAAAGTGTATCAGGATTACATTTCTAATAG AGACCATCTCCACATGAATGCAACCCAGTGGGAGACACTGACAGACTTTGTGAAGTGGCTCGGAAGGGAAGGCAAGTGTGTGGTGGACGAGACGGAGAAGGGCTGGTACGTGACGTACATTGACCGGGATCCCGCCACCATCGCCGCACAGGAGGCTAAGGCCAAGAAAGAGAAACTGGATAAGGATGACCAG GAGAGAATGCTAGAGTTTGTCCAACGCCAAGTGGAGAAGGGAAAGAAGGAGAGTGACCCACAGCAGCCAACTTACACCGAACTGAAGAGAGAGAGCAGTCAGGAGCGACTCACTCTCAATCTCAACTTGAAGAGGAAGACTGAGG ACACAAAACCCAATACATCAAAATCGGCATTCAAAATGAAATCCAAAGAAGATTTAACTGCTAAGAAACAGAAGTCCGAAGAGAAGAGTAAACAGACTGCTCTGGATGAAATTATGCTGACACaggagagagagaaagagaagGCTAACAG aaaAGACTACTGGCTCATGGAAGGGATTATAGTCAAAATAGTGACCAAGTCGCTCGGTGACAAATTCTACAAAAGGAAGGCAGTCGTTGAGAAGGTCATTGACAAGTACGCAGCGCATGTCAAGTTGACAGACGAGAATGTCAAATTGAAACTCGACCAG AATCACGTGGAGACGGTGATCCCGTCGGCGGGGCGCGACGTGTGCTTCGTGAACGGCGCCTACcgcggcgcgcgcggccgccTGCGGGACATCGACACCGAGCGCTTCTGCTGCACTGTCGAG ATATCACAGGGTCTTCTGAGAGGCAGAATATTGAAGGACGTGCAATACGAAGACATTAGCAAACTGGCTACGtga
- the LOC112050807 gene encoding uncharacterized protein LOC112050807: MSVVIGFSVTVKVLRLLLFQESLRLTASLAAGDSDNARCRVCGADGHLKHLCEPALWEGVEERYNTMLYNCFGVRVEPSDGAICERCVNQLRNTQRFHSLVQAAFATPSIELCIFILLVCQISDINNEPQMDISERLDEKTITLHGSRVKGQSSLWRQEPAHKTREILKDKALGNNRTERKKSIFNTNVKVRRTNLPCGVCQQKYPMLVPFDGCETFVCSRCKKKGHTYANCARVGTRVRSNLYGNHLQLQAKTDLRGKTKYVKLLTIRSHSRLLSVQTLPSQSVKMSHNANDLRQRHLCSKEYSVAQNLVQHVRNLHRNMDSTSCTVCHKKMHTNMLDKHMRVHTNQQHARRLLVMSRSPTRRQRH, from the exons ATGTCTGTGGTAATAGGGTTCTCCGTAACAGTGAAGGTGCTACGCCTGCTTCTGTTTCAGGAGTCGCTGCGATTGACTGCTTCACTCGCTGCGGGCGACAGTGACAATGCGCGCTGTCGTGTGTGCGGTGCGGACGGACATCTGAAGCACTTGTGTGAGCCAGCTCTGTGGGAGGGCGTGGAGGAGCGCTACAATACGATGCTGTACAACTGCTTCGGCGTGCGG GTAGAGCCCTCCGACGGCGCGATATGTGAACGCTGCGTCAACCAGCTGCGAAACACGCAGCGCTTCCACTCGCTCGTACAGGCGGCCTTCGCGACACCATCCATTGAAT tgtgtattttcattttgttagtGTGTCAAATTTCAGATATCAATAACGAACCACAAATGGATATCTCTGAAAGACTCGATGAAAAAACTATAACCCTTCATGGTAGTCGGGTAAAAGGCCAATCAAGTCTATGGAGACAAGAGCCCGCGCATAAAACTCGCGAAATTCTTAAGGATAAGGCTCTTGGAAATAATAGAACTGAACGGAAAAAGTCCATTTTCAACACCAATGTTAAAGTCAGACGGACGAATCTACCTTGTGGTGTATGTCAGCAAAAGTATCCGATGCTGGTGCCGTTTGACGGATGCGAGACATTCGTTTGTTCGAGATGCAAAAAGAAGGGACATACGTACGCTAACTGTGCGAGAGTCGGTACTCGTGTTAGATCCAATTTGTATGGCAACCATTTGCAATTACAAGCTAAGACTGATCTGAGAGGGAAAACCAAGTACGTGAAAt tgttaACAATTAGATCACATTCCAGACTGCTCAGTGTACAAACTTTACCCTCACAATCAGTTAAAATGTCTCATAATGCGAATGATTTGCGTCAGCGTCACCTGTGCTCGAAGGAATACTCGGTTGCACAGAATTTGGTGCAGCACGTCAGGAATCTGCACAGGAACATGGATAGCACAAGTTGTACAGTATGCCATAAAAAAATGCACACCAACATGCTAGACAAGCATATGCGTGTACACACAAATCAGCAGCATGCCAGGAGATTGCTGGTGATGTCCCGGTCGCCAACTCGTCGACAACGTCATTGA